In Microtus pennsylvanicus isolate mMicPen1 chromosome 12, mMicPen1.hap1, whole genome shotgun sequence, the following proteins share a genomic window:
- the Pgcka1 gene encoding PDCD10 and GCKIII kinases-associated protein 1, whose protein sequence is MGCRCCKMIHSYLFDPVQVPSPGFVNEVNSCKLEEEDTVRLKGTQNSEFEVPRNALHAGSLSKPENRDNISGLPHQGPLPQEDSEERRCAEKPGIVNGISPTASLHVVRPHQDDGGSWASSPWAGSIDSAHPAQPFLEGEDGRKQSHTVPTSEETQPVGHGDCRAPAEVLAVADHILHIPAPDYPQLWSPTVDRGDPEEKDYLFENHSEVEPLPAIHPSVSEQGLNLPFSLKRSWDSLNEAGPTEVLNVCFKEEGPAHPSSVVDSRSERDVPHTYNGDRDRVMVDEDAEVAEALAALEAATAGEDAGEAD, encoded by the exons ATGGGGTGCAGGTGCTGTAAGATGATACACAG CTATCTCTTCGACCCGGTTCAAGTGCCCTCCCCTGGCTTTGTCAACGAAGTAAACAGCTGCAAGTTGGAGGAGGAGGACACTGTCAGACTAAAAGGCACCCAGAACAGCGAGTTTGAGGTGCCCAGGAACGCGCTGCATGCTGGGagcctgagcaagccagagaacaGAGATAATATATCTGGTCTACCTCACCAAGGACCACTCCCTCAGGAGGACTCAGAAGAGAGACGCTGTGCAGAGAAGCCGGGTATTGTCAATGGCATCAGCCCCACTGCCAGTCTGCACGTGGTCAGGCCCCACCAAGACGACGGTGGCTCCTGGGCCAGCAGCCCCTGGGCAGGCTCTATAGACAGTGCTCACCCAGCTCAACCCTTCCTCGAAGGAGAGGACGGCAGGAAGCAAAGCCACACAGTGCCCACCTCGGAAGAGACCCAGCCGGTGGGACACGGAGACTGCAGAGCCCCTGCTGAGGTCTTGGCGGTGGCTGACCACATCCTACACATACCAGCCCCGGATTACCCCCAGCTCTGGAGCCCCACGGTAGACCGTGGAGACCCTGAAGAAAAGGATTATCTTTTTGAGAACCACTCTGAGGTGGAGCCCCTGCCGGCAATTCACCCCAGCGTGAGTGAGCAGGGTTTGAACCTGCCCTTCTCCCTGAAGAGAAGCTGGGACTCATTGAATGAGGCAGGGCCAACAGAGGTTCTGAATGTCTGCTTTAAAGAAGAGGGTCCTGCTCACCCTTCATCAGTGGTGGATTCTAGAAGTGAGCGGGATGTCCCCCACACCTACaatggggacagggacagggttATGGTAGATGAGGACGCTGAGGTGGCTGAAGCCCTTGCAGCATTAGAAGCTGCGACTGCGGGAGAAGATGCAGGCGAGGCAGATTAG